A genomic window from Calidithermus timidus DSM 17022 includes:
- a CDS encoding thermonuclease family protein, producing MQPLSLVGALRALPRLAALALLGLTALALTPQGKLQGPLLVTRVVDGDTVDLEGLGRVRLIGIDTPESSANDRARLQARESGREVEEVVQLGQEAKRFTEGLLRGKRVWLELDVQERDSYGRVLAYLYLEDPRGEWSYGGRRFRQVNLEIVRSGWADPLTVPPNVRYAGLYLEASREARAKALGMWAPSPAKPQAPARGERCDPAYPDVCIPPPPPDLDCGDIPYRNFRVLPPDPHRFDRDRDGVGCE from the coding sequence ATGCAACCCCTTTCGCTCGTGGGAGCCCTGCGGGCCCTCCCCCGGCTGGCCGCCCTCGCCCTGCTGGGTCTGACCGCGCTGGCGCTCACCCCCCAGGGCAAGCTCCAGGGGCCGCTGCTGGTGACGCGGGTGGTGGACGGCGATACGGTGGACCTCGAGGGCCTGGGTCGGGTGCGGCTCATCGGCATCGACACCCCGGAGTCCAGCGCCAACGACCGGGCCCGCCTCCAGGCCAGGGAGAGCGGGCGGGAGGTGGAGGAGGTGGTGCAGCTGGGCCAGGAGGCCAAGCGCTTCACCGAAGGCCTGCTGCGGGGCAAGCGGGTCTGGCTGGAGCTGGACGTGCAGGAGCGCGACTCATACGGCCGGGTGCTGGCCTACCTCTACCTCGAGGACCCCCGCGGGGAGTGGAGCTATGGCGGCAGGCGCTTCCGGCAGGTGAACCTCGAGATCGTGCGCTCGGGCTGGGCCGACCCCCTCACCGTACCGCCCAACGTGCGCTACGCAGGGCTCTACCTGGAGGCCTCGAGGGAGGCCAGGGCCAAGGCCCTGGGGATGTGGGCACCAAGCCCCGCCAAGCCCCAGGCTCCCGCACGGGGCGAGCGCTGCGACCCGGCCTACCCCGACGTGTGCATACCGCCCCCGCCACCGGATCTGGACTGCGGGGATATCCCCTACCGCAACTTCCGGGTGCTGCCGCCCGACCCGCACCGCTTTGATCGGGATAGGGACGGGGTGGGGTGCGAATAA